The following are encoded in a window of Amycolatopsis lexingtonensis genomic DNA:
- a CDS encoding tetratricopeptide repeat protein, with translation MRGPRPKFGAALDDEALAKELLEAPELPEDIEFSDLDEEARRELRTLPKGLAETVGKHLVAAGGLIDSDPEAALEHAKYAKAKASRVPIVREALGLVAYHAGNWSEALSELRAVRRMTRTDDHIAIIADAERALGRPERALDLAKEADTAKLPKAIQVELAIVAAGARRDLGQLDAAVVSLQGDDLKAEKRDPWSARLFYAYADNLAAAGREEEAVRWFLNSAEADEEDETDAAERAAELANGPKDQAAEEEDTEDTDE, from the coding sequence GTGCGGGGTCCGCGGCCCAAGTTCGGTGCCGCGCTCGATGACGAAGCTCTGGCCAAGGAACTCCTCGAGGCGCCCGAGCTGCCCGAAGACATCGAGTTCTCCGACCTCGACGAGGAAGCCCGCCGCGAGCTGAGGACGTTGCCGAAGGGGCTGGCCGAGACCGTCGGGAAGCACCTCGTCGCCGCCGGGGGGCTGATCGACAGCGATCCCGAGGCCGCGCTCGAACACGCCAAGTACGCCAAGGCGAAGGCCTCGCGCGTGCCGATCGTGCGCGAGGCGCTCGGGCTCGTCGCCTACCACGCCGGCAACTGGTCCGAAGCCCTCTCCGAGCTGCGGGCCGTCCGGCGGATGACGCGGACGGATGACCACATCGCCATCATCGCCGACGCCGAGCGGGCGCTCGGCCGGCCGGAGCGGGCGCTGGACCTGGCGAAGGAGGCCGACACGGCGAAGCTGCCGAAGGCCATTCAGGTCGAGCTCGCGATCGTCGCCGCCGGGGCGCGGCGGGATCTCGGGCAGCTCGACGCCGCCGTCGTCTCGCTGCAGGGCGACGACCTCAAGGCCGAGAAGCGCGATCCGTGGAGCGCGCGCCTCTTCTACGCCTACGCCGACAACCTCGCGGCGGCCGGGCGCGAAGAGGAAGCCGTGCGGTGGTTCCTCAACTCGGCCGAGGCCGACGAAGAAGACGAGACCGACGCCGCCGAGCGCGCCGCCGAGCTGGCGAACGGGCCGAAGGACCAGGCCGCCGAGGAAGAGGACACCGAAGACACCGATGAGTGA
- a CDS encoding HAD-IIA family hydrolase produces MSDALLAAYDAVLFDLDGTVYHGTRVIPGAPETIQAAREHGTPVRFVTNNASKAPDEVVAHLTGLGMPADVGEVHTSAQAGVVLLKDRLEPGAEVLVVGTESLAAEVTGAGLKPVRENGDDVRAVVQGHSPDNTWAALAEACLAIRAGALWVACNVDATLPSERGLLPGNGSMVAALRTATDVEPLVAGKPQPLLFETAARSAGAEKPLVVGDRLDTDIAGAVAAGIDSLVVLSGVATPEQLIKAVPAERGTYLAKDLTALTESPEDLKIGPRPGWSVTTRNGVLEATGDGDGLDLLRALCHVAWETGVTELGEDTQARLH; encoded by the coding sequence ATGAGTGACGCCCTGCTCGCGGCCTACGACGCCGTCCTGTTCGACCTCGACGGCACCGTCTACCACGGCACCCGGGTGATCCCGGGCGCCCCGGAGACGATCCAGGCGGCCCGCGAGCACGGCACCCCCGTCCGGTTCGTCACGAACAACGCCTCCAAGGCGCCCGACGAGGTCGTCGCGCACCTCACCGGCCTCGGCATGCCCGCCGACGTCGGTGAGGTGCACACCAGCGCTCAGGCCGGCGTCGTCCTGCTCAAGGACCGGCTCGAGCCCGGCGCCGAGGTGCTCGTCGTCGGCACCGAGTCGCTCGCCGCCGAGGTCACCGGGGCAGGGTTGAAGCCGGTGCGGGAGAACGGTGACGACGTCCGGGCGGTCGTCCAGGGGCACTCGCCCGACAACACCTGGGCCGCGCTCGCCGAGGCCTGCCTGGCCATCCGCGCGGGCGCGCTCTGGGTCGCCTGCAACGTCGACGCGACCCTGCCCAGCGAACGCGGCCTGCTGCCCGGCAACGGCTCGATGGTCGCCGCGCTGCGGACCGCCACCGATGTCGAACCGCTGGTCGCCGGGAAGCCGCAGCCGCTGTTGTTCGAGACCGCGGCGCGGTCGGCGGGTGCCGAAAAGCCGCTCGTCGTAGGCGACCGGCTCGACACCGACATCGCCGGCGCGGTCGCGGCGGGCATCGACTCGCTCGTCGTGCTCTCCGGGGTCGCGACGCCGGAGCAGCTGATCAAGGCCGTCCCGGCCGAGCGCGGGACGTACCTGGCCAAGGACCTCACCGCGCTCACCGAGTCGCCCGAAGACCTGAAGATCGGGCCGCGGCCCGGGTGGTCCGTGACCACCCGGAACGGTGTCCTGGAAGCGACCGGCGACGGCGACGGCCTGGACCTGCTCCGCGCGCTGTGCCACGTGGCCTGGGAGACCGGCGTCACCGAACTCGGCGAGGACACGCAGGCCCGGCTGCACTGA
- a CDS encoding TlyA family RNA methyltransferase, translated as MPKRARLDAELVRRGLARSREQASALITGGKVTVRGMVASKPATGVETDAPIVVKDEDDPGWASRGAHKLLGALEAFTDLSVEGKRCLDAGASTGGFTDVLLRNGAATVIAADVGRGLLDWRIRTDERVVVMDRTNVRNLSPDDLGGQVDVVVGDLSFISLKLVLPALAACAREGADLVPMVKPQFEVGKDRLGSGGVVRDPELRAESVLTVIDEAAKLGLALRGVTASPLPGPSGNVEYFVWLKKEHVAESTVDAVDRSEAERLVRTAVEEGPA; from the coding sequence GTGCCCAAGCGGGCGCGCCTCGACGCGGAACTGGTTCGGCGCGGCCTCGCGCGGTCGCGCGAGCAGGCCTCGGCCCTGATCACCGGCGGCAAGGTCACCGTGCGCGGCATGGTGGCCAGCAAGCCCGCCACCGGCGTGGAGACCGACGCGCCCATCGTCGTCAAGGACGAGGACGACCCCGGCTGGGCTTCCCGCGGCGCGCACAAGCTGCTCGGCGCGCTGGAGGCGTTCACCGACCTCAGCGTCGAGGGCAAGCGCTGCCTCGATGCCGGCGCGTCCACCGGCGGCTTCACCGACGTCCTGCTCCGCAACGGCGCCGCGACCGTGATCGCCGCCGACGTCGGCCGCGGCCTGCTCGACTGGCGGATCCGCACTGACGAACGTGTAGTGGTCATGGACCGCACCAATGTTCGCAACCTCTCTCCCGACGACCTCGGTGGCCAGGTCGACGTCGTCGTCGGGGACCTCTCGTTCATCTCCCTGAAGCTCGTGCTGCCCGCGCTCGCCGCCTGCGCGCGCGAAGGCGCCGACCTGGTGCCGATGGTCAAGCCGCAGTTCGAAGTGGGCAAGGACCGGCTCGGCAGCGGCGGCGTCGTCCGCGACCCCGAACTGCGCGCCGAATCCGTGCTCACCGTCATCGACGAAGCCGCGAAGCTCGGGCTCGCGCTGCGCGGGGTGACCGCGAGCCCGCTGCCGGGGCCGTCCGGGAACGTCGAGTACTTCGTGTGGCTGAAGAAAGAACACGTGGCCGAGTCCACTGTGGACGCGGTAGACAGGTCTGAGGCCGAGCGGCTCGTCCGAACCGCCGTCGAGGAAGGGCCCGCATGA
- a CDS encoding NAD kinase — protein MTTEREVLLMVHPDREATGEAAREVSARFAKAGIRIRVIEHDVCALINPDEHGVGATCTVVDPDDNPAEGVELVFVLGGDGTLLRAAELARPAGVPVLGVNLGRVGFLAEADSDALADTVQRVVDGDYQVEERMTIDVTVTHGGEEVARTWALNEASVEKSTRERVLDALIEVDGRPVSAFGCDGVLCATPTGSTAYAFSAGGPIIWPDVQALLVVPSNAHAMFARPLVVSRDSVITVGIDPDGSSAVLTCDGTRHVDLPPGVRVRVTCGTTPVRLVRLWDGPFTDRLVQKFSLPVKSWRERHARPCD, from the coding sequence ATGACCACCGAACGTGAAGTGCTCCTCATGGTCCACCCCGATCGCGAGGCGACGGGCGAGGCCGCGCGCGAGGTTTCGGCGCGCTTCGCCAAGGCCGGCATCCGGATCCGGGTGATCGAGCACGACGTCTGCGCGCTGATCAATCCCGACGAGCACGGCGTCGGCGCGACGTGCACCGTCGTCGACCCGGACGACAACCCGGCCGAGGGCGTCGAGCTGGTCTTCGTCCTCGGCGGTGACGGCACGCTGCTGCGCGCGGCCGAGCTGGCCCGCCCCGCCGGCGTGCCGGTGCTGGGCGTGAACCTCGGGCGCGTCGGCTTCCTCGCCGAGGCCGACTCCGACGCGCTGGCCGACACTGTGCAGCGCGTCGTCGACGGCGACTACCAGGTCGAAGAGCGGATGACCATCGACGTCACGGTCACCCACGGCGGCGAAGAGGTCGCCCGCACCTGGGCGCTCAACGAAGCCAGCGTCGAGAAGAGCACCCGCGAGCGCGTCCTGGACGCGCTGATCGAGGTCGACGGCCGCCCGGTGTCGGCGTTCGGCTGCGACGGTGTGCTCTGCGCCACACCGACCGGTTCGACGGCGTACGCGTTTTCGGCGGGCGGCCCGATCATCTGGCCGGACGTCCAGGCGCTGCTGGTCGTGCCGAGCAACGCGCACGCCATGTTCGCGCGGCCGCTGGTCGTCTCGCGGGACTCGGTGATCACCGTCGGGATCGACCCGGACGGCTCGTCGGCGGTCTTGACCTGCGACGGGACCCGGCACGTCGACCTGCCGCCCGGCGTGCGGGTGCGCGTCACGTGCGGCACGACGCCGGTGCGGCTGGTCCGGCTGTGGGACGGGCCGTTCACGGATCGGCTGGTCCAGAAGTTCTCGCTGCCGGTGAAGAGCTGGCGAGAGCGGCACGCGCGCCCCTGCGACTGA